Proteins found in one Lycium ferocissimum isolate CSIRO_LF1 chromosome 6, AGI_CSIRO_Lferr_CH_V1, whole genome shotgun sequence genomic segment:
- the LOC132061434 gene encoding uncharacterized protein LOC132061434, which translates to MLLQPTLFENGTSSSSELSRFTFYRMLVFSAVFGDVGSGGRITFLATSSTAVNDGGVAAMAKEVAFLEFNFGIIALQKCKRWDERSEDRRKAQKSVKNYFTKVPKSSLDSHDQPNPEENVNHSEVPLLSSQEFDLNSLKHDPSERTQILDFHPNHRDVIRREYLRRGPCQPWLKEYHKTKVSRYMRRFNPQWFSGYSNWLEYSQSKGAVFCLNCYLFKDDNIHQGGGDVFSTIGFKSWQKKKSVKKHVGGRNSIHNQARKNCEDLEQQEQSIQSALVRQDTQFKHEYRLRLTASVDVVRLLLNQGLAFRGHDESKSSLSRGNFLEIISWYSKRCDNIKDFVLKHAPPNNLMTSPMIQKEIVTACKIETIKAIIEELNGDYFALLVDESFDVSRKEQMAVVLQYVDRMGFVMERLMDIIHVQDTCASSLKEAMVNLLAQHSLSLSYVRGQCYDGAK; encoded by the exons ATGCTTCTCCAGCCAACGCTCTTTGAGAACGGCACGTCGTCTTCATCCGAACTCTCCAGATTCACATTCTATCGAATGCTGGTATTTTCGGCTG TTTTTGGGGATGTTGGATCTGGCGGGAGGATTACGTTTCTCGCCACCTCTAGCACGGCCGTCAATGACGGTGGGGTGGCAGCAATGGCAAAAGAAGTGGCATTTCTGG AATTTAATTTCGGAATCATTGCTCTTCAAAAATGCAAAAGATGGGATGAAAGAAGTGAGGATAGAAGGAAG GCTCAAAAGTCAGTGAAGAATTATTTTACCAAAGTTCCAAAATCAAGTTTGGACTCTCATGATCAACCTAATCCAGAAGAAAATGTCAATCACTCAGAAGTACCATTGCTTTCTTCTCAGgaatttgatttgaattctTTAAAGCATGATCCGAGTGAAAGAACTCAAATCTTGGACTTTCATCCAAATCATCGTGATGTTATTCGAAGAGAATACCTTAGGAGAGGTCCTTGTCAACCTTGGCTTAAAGAGtatcataaaacaaaagtttCTAGATACATGCGTCGTTTTAATCCTCAGTGGTTTAGTGGATATTCTAATTGGTTAGAGTATAGTCAAAGTAAAGGTGCAGTCTTTTGTTTGAATTGCTATCTATTTAAAGACGATAATATTCATCAAGGTGGGGGTGATGTATTTTCGACCATAGGGTTTAAGAGTTGGCAAAAAAAGAAGAGTGTTAAAAAACATGTTGGTGGCAGAAATAGCATTCATAATCAGGCAAGAAAAAATTGTGAAGATCTAGAGCAACAAGAACAATCTATTCAATCTGCACTTGTGAGGCAAGATACTCAATTTAAGCATGAGTATCGGCTCCGCTTAACTGCTTCAGTTGATGTTGTAAGGCTTCTTTTGAATCAGGGATTGGCATTTCGGGGTCATGATGAATCTAAATCATCACTTAGCAGAggtaattttcttgaaattatttcATGGTATTCTAAAAGGTGTGATAACATTAAAGATTTTGTATTGAAACATGCTCCACCAAATAATCTGATGACTTCTCCAATGATTCAAAAAGAAATTGTGACTGCGTGCAAAATTGAAACAATTAAGGCTATCATAGAAGAATTAAATGGTGATTACTTTGccttgttggttgatgaatctTTTGATGTGTCACGCAAGGAGCAAATGGCCGTAGTTTTACAATATGTTGATAGAATGGGATTTGTGATGGAGCGACTTATGGACATTATTCATGTTCAAGATACTTGTGCATCATCTCTAAAAGAAGCAATGGTTAATTTACTTGCTCAACACTCCTTGAGTCTTTCTTATGTACGTGGACAATGTTACGACGGGGCAAAGTAA
- the LOC132061435 gene encoding uncharacterized protein LOC132061435: MDEYRESQKKRIQKALDMGELESGRGLHQEFGLTRACDTCCGSHYKSFSNFILMFGSIVDVIDDIVVDSHCPNESAKAMGFLRALFCKVIDWQIQELSYRFDEVTTDLLHGIACLNPIDSFSSFDLRKIMRMAERYPDDFDEFSMGALKNQLASYIIDVRDLDERFSDLKRLCDLSKRLVQTKKHSNYPLVFRLVKLALLLPVATASVERAFSAMKFIKNDLQSRMNEGYFGGCLVSYVEKDVFNRISNDAIIKTFQEMKPRRVQL; this comes from the exons ATGGATGAATATCGAGAatctcaaaagaaaagaattcaAAAGGCATTAGATATGGGTGAACTGGAATCTGGTAGGGGCTTGCATCAAGAATTTGGTCTTACTAGAGCTTGTGATACTTGTTGTGGATCCCACTACAAATCTTTTAGTAACTTTATTCTTATGTTTGGTTCAATTGTTGATGtaattgatgatattgttgttgattcaCATTGTCCTAATGAAAGTGCCAAGGCAATGGGATTTCTCAGAGCAT TGTTTTGCAAAGTTATTGATTGGCAAATTCAAGAGCTTTCTTATCGTTTTGATGAAGTAACGACTGATTTGCTTCATGGAATTGCTTGTTTAAATccaattgactcattttctagTTTTGATCTCAGGAAAATAATGAGAATGGCTGAACGTTATCCTgatgactttgatgaatttagTATGGGGGCTCTTAAGAATCAACTTGCGAGTTACATTATTGATGTTCGTGATCTTGATGAAAGGTTCTCCGATCTAAAAAGACTTTGTGATCTTTCAAAAAGATTAGTTCAGACAAAGAAGCATTCAAATTATCCTCTTGTATTCCGCTTAGTGAAACTTGCCTTGCTTTTGCCAGTTGCCACTGCATCCGTTGAAAGAGCTTTTTCGGCAATGAAGTTTATCAAGAATGACTTGCAGAGTCGAATGAATGAGGGTTATTTTGGTGGTTGCTTGGTATCTTATGTAGAAAAAGATGTGTTTAATAGGATTTCTAATGATGCTATTATAAAAACATTTCAAGAAATGAAACCTCGTCGTGTACAGTTGTAG